The following coding sequences are from one Wenzhouxiangella sp. AB-CW3 window:
- a CDS encoding peptidoglycan DD-metalloendopeptidase family protein yields the protein MILLLLFSLTLVSTPAWAQTIYIYEDEHGVTHFTDRQPETEREVTIQRAVAEPEEMLDVRRHGPSESPVWMFRNRTHGPLAVRVALGEQDNVVTQPMLPHTFVLGPLEDRELVTIGPFDRYRSWSYRLETESLPGRPDAAHRPGQPYRAPFSQGARFRIGQAFGGSFSHDQPSNYHAVDIAMPVGTPVHAAREGVVMDQARYFHGAGEDMERYGDRANFVRLLHDDGTMAVYAHLDYEGVRVAPGQRVERGQLIGKSGNTGFTTGPHLHFVVQKNRNMELVSVPFEFGGTNGSGVTPRQGLRLEAR from the coding sequence TTGATTCTGCTCCTGCTGTTTTCGCTGACTCTGGTTTCGACGCCGGCTTGGGCTCAGACGATTTACATCTACGAAGACGAACACGGCGTCACGCATTTCACCGACCGTCAGCCCGAGACCGAGCGTGAGGTCACCATTCAGCGGGCGGTGGCCGAGCCGGAGGAGATGCTCGACGTGCGTCGGCACGGGCCATCGGAGTCGCCGGTCTGGATGTTTCGCAATCGTACCCACGGGCCGCTGGCCGTACGGGTGGCGCTGGGGGAGCAGGACAATGTCGTGACCCAGCCGATGCTGCCGCACACTTTTGTTCTGGGGCCGCTGGAAGACCGGGAGCTGGTCACCATCGGCCCGTTTGATCGCTACCGGTCCTGGTCTTATCGCCTGGAAACCGAATCGCTGCCGGGTCGTCCGGATGCTGCCCATCGGCCCGGGCAGCCCTATCGGGCACCGTTTTCTCAGGGCGCCCGCTTTCGCATCGGCCAGGCGTTCGGGGGAAGTTTCAGCCACGATCAGCCCTCGAACTATCACGCCGTCGATATCGCCATGCCGGTGGGCACGCCCGTGCATGCGGCCCGCGAGGGTGTGGTCATGGACCAGGCGCGTTATTTCCACGGTGCCGGCGAGGATATGGAACGCTACGGCGACCGCGCCAATTTCGTGCGCCTCCTTCACGACGACGGCACTATGGCCGTCTATGCGCATCTCGACTACGAGGGCGTGCGCGTGGCGCCAGGCCAGCGCGTCGAGCGTGGCCAGCTGATCGGCAAATCCGGCAACACCGGCTTCACCACCGGCCCGCATCTGCATTTCGTTGTCCAGAAAAACCGCAACATGGAGCTGGTGTCGGTGCCCTTCGAGTTCGGGGGCACGAACGGGAGTGGCGTGACGCCGCGCCAGGGGCTCAGGCTTGAGGCGCGTTGA
- a CDS encoding IS4 family transposase yields MNIGKTLFAQIMDFLPWKTFHRTVDRYDGNRRVRTLSCAEQFRCMAFAQLTYRESLRDIEACLQVQSAKLYHMGFRQPIRRATLADANESRDWRIYGDYAQHLIAQARSLYVDESISSGLPDTVYALDSTTIDLCLSMFPWAPFRTAKAAVKLHTLLDLRGSIPSFIHISDGKLHDVNVLDLLIPEAGSFYVMDRAYLDYARLFNLAQAGAFFVIRAKSNLDFRRVYSAATDRQAGLICDQTIALCGQRPSKYYPQHLRRIRFKDPETGKTLVFLTNQFQLPALTICALYKSRWQVELFFKWIKQNLRIKCFFGRSENAVKTQIWIAVSTYVLIAIIKKRLDLDISLHAMLQIISITVFEKTQLKQAVTIDRSDLDQIKDGNQLNLFGF; encoded by the coding sequence ATGAACATCGGCAAGACGCTTTTTGCTCAGATTATGGATTTCCTTCCCTGGAAGACTTTCCACCGCACCGTCGACCGATACGACGGCAACCGGCGAGTGCGAACTCTGAGCTGCGCCGAACAGTTCCGCTGTATGGCCTTTGCCCAGCTGACCTACCGCGAGAGCCTGCGGGACATCGAAGCCTGTCTCCAGGTTCAGTCTGCAAAGCTTTACCACATGGGCTTTCGCCAGCCGATTCGTCGAGCAACTCTTGCCGATGCAAACGAGTCGCGAGATTGGAGAATTTACGGCGACTATGCCCAGCATCTGATTGCACAAGCGAGAAGCCTCTATGTCGACGAATCCATAAGCTCGGGTCTTCCCGATACGGTTTACGCACTCGACTCAACCACCATCGACCTATGTCTGTCGATGTTCCCATGGGCACCATTTCGCACGGCAAAAGCGGCAGTCAAACTTCATACCCTGCTGGATCTGCGCGGATCGATTCCCAGCTTCATTCATATCTCCGACGGCAAGCTGCACGACGTCAATGTTCTAGACTTGCTGATTCCGGAGGCAGGTTCGTTTTACGTGATGGATCGGGCCTACCTGGACTATGCTCGACTATTCAATCTGGCCCAGGCCGGCGCCTTCTTTGTAATCCGGGCCAAATCAAACCTGGACTTCCGGCGGGTCTATTCTGCTGCTACAGATCGGCAAGCTGGGCTGATCTGCGACCAAACTATTGCGCTCTGCGGCCAGCGTCCAAGCAAGTACTATCCTCAACACTTGAGACGCATTCGCTTCAAGGACCCGGAAACCGGAAAGACCCTGGTATTTCTCACCAATCAGTTCCAACTCCCGGCTCTTACGATCTGCGCGTTGTACAAAAGCCGGTGGCAGGTCGAGCTGTTCTTCAAGTGGATCAAGCAAAATCTCCGTATCAAGTGCTTCTTCGGCCGATCGGAGAACGCAGTCAAGACACAAATTTGGATTGCTGTGTCGACCTATGTGCTGATCGCCATCATCAAAAAGCGTTTGGACCTCGATATTTCGCTGCACGCAATGCTACAGATTATCTCCATAACTGTATTTGAAAAAACACAGTTGAAACAGGCGGTTACGATCGACCGAAGCGATCTGGATCAGATCAAAGACGGTAACCAATTGAATCTATTCGGCTTTTAA
- a CDS encoding leucine-rich repeat domain-containing protein, with translation MNLWRIFSGLMILVLCSVLGQAEAQVTDGEREALIRLYDATGGDQWKLRMGWRGARGTECQWYGIVCNPGDGEVRHVTQILLTDNGLTGSLPASLGELEHLDTLRLSRNALQGTMPGTLWHLNQLRSLSLAENNLLGQIPGALLDHPMLSLNLSGNRFSGFSAPGSTPHWPSEPRSMQLADNRFQELPPAAWREHGRIKLLDLSGNQLGPILDLDEAPWPELETLRLSGNDIEQVHNMASSLLPDLRILDLSDNRIEPWPLADATFEKLEQLKLNLNKLNELPDSLLELEQLETLNLGSNQLAGELPEWFAELSLLGLGLGNNELEGPIDRLFAALDVDSIVLPQPDGPPGVSDRLRLHAHNNPFDGSLPDDLDYRKFNSPYGLAPSAVFGLDLCFTDVELPAAELLDEINPVQRGHDLEACIGRQRVSMDLEAGGSWFDPSRAGEGLTQMLLTDGQLLTYWFTYAPEQATSTDQEGQTWMLAMASPGESWVEHTGFQIPQGGRFSIGLEGQRPQPQRWSATTRQDRTAADEIHFSYQLNHGSLCIAWGCSHNVKSGRHDLMPLTRLAGTRCDNQQPNQALSGAWYNPDANGEGFIVEVLDNGRGVVYWFTSLVSG, from the coding sequence ATGAATCTGTGGCGTATTTTCAGTGGGCTGATGATACTGGTGCTGTGTTCGGTTCTCGGGCAGGCCGAGGCCCAGGTGACCGACGGTGAACGCGAGGCGCTGATCCGTCTGTATGACGCCACCGGTGGCGATCAGTGGAAACTCAGGATGGGCTGGCGTGGAGCCAGGGGGACCGAATGCCAGTGGTATGGCATCGTCTGCAATCCAGGCGACGGGGAAGTGCGCCATGTCACGCAAATCCTTTTGACCGACAATGGCTTGACCGGCAGTCTGCCGGCATCGTTAGGCGAACTGGAGCACCTGGATACACTTCGGCTTTCGCGCAATGCGCTGCAAGGTACGATGCCCGGAACCCTTTGGCACCTGAACCAGCTGCGTTCCCTTTCACTGGCCGAAAACAATCTGCTGGGACAAATACCGGGTGCCTTGCTGGATCACCCGATGCTCAGCCTCAACCTGTCCGGCAACCGCTTTTCAGGCTTTTCGGCACCGGGCTCGACACCCCACTGGCCCTCCGAGCCACGCAGCATGCAGCTGGCCGACAACCGCTTCCAGGAACTGCCTCCGGCGGCCTGGCGAGAGCATGGTCGGATCAAGCTCCTGGACCTGTCGGGGAATCAACTCGGTCCGATTCTGGACCTGGATGAGGCGCCATGGCCCGAGCTGGAAACCCTGCGGCTTTCTGGCAACGACATCGAGCAAGTGCATAACATGGCATCCAGCCTGCTGCCCGACCTCAGGATACTGGACTTGTCCGACAATCGAATCGAGCCCTGGCCGCTGGCCGATGCGACCTTCGAGAAGCTGGAGCAGTTGAAGCTGAATCTTAACAAGCTGAACGAGCTGCCCGACTCCCTGCTTGAACTCGAGCAACTCGAAACACTCAATCTGGGCAGCAATCAACTGGCCGGCGAGCTGCCGGAATGGTTCGCCGAGCTGTCGCTGCTCGGGCTTGGCCTGGGCAACAACGAACTCGAAGGTCCGATCGACCGCCTGTTCGCGGCCCTGGACGTGGACAGCATCGTACTGCCCCAACCGGATGGGCCGCCGGGCGTTTCAGATCGACTTCGCCTGCACGCGCACAACAATCCTTTCGACGGCAGCCTCCCCGATGACCTGGATTACCGCAAGTTCAACAGCCCCTACGGCCTGGCACCATCGGCCGTGTTCGGGCTGGACCTTTGTTTCACCGACGTCGAACTCCCGGCAGCGGAACTGCTGGATGAAATCAACCCCGTCCAGCGTGGCCACGACCTCGAGGCCTGCATCGGTCGCCAGCGCGTGTCGATGGACCTCGAAGCCGGGGGATCCTGGTTCGACCCGTCCCGCGCCGGCGAAGGCCTGACCCAGATGCTGCTGACCGATGGCCAGCTACTAACCTACTGGTTCACCTACGCCCCGGAGCAGGCAACGAGTACCGACCAGGAAGGTCAGACATGGATGCTCGCCATGGCCTCGCCGGGCGAGAGCTGGGTCGAGCACACCGGATTCCAGATTCCCCAAGGGGGTCGCTTCAGCATTGGCCTGGAAGGGCAACGGCCACAACCACAACGCTGGTCTGCGACCACACGCCAGGACCGCACGGCGGCCGACGAAATCCATTTTTCCTATCAGCTCAATCATGGCTCGCTGTGCATCGCCTGGGGTTGCTCTCACAACGTCAAGTCAGGCCGGCACGATCTCATGCCGCTCACCCGCCTGGCCGGCACCCGCTGCGACAACCAGCAACCCAACCAGGCACTTTCGGGTGCCTGGTACAACCCGGATGCCAATGGCGAAGGATTCATCGTCGAAGTGCTCGACAATGGCCGCGGCGTGGTTTACTGGTTCACCTCACTAGTGTCCGGTTAA